In the Dethiosulfovibrio peptidovorans genome, one interval contains:
- a CDS encoding GntR family transcriptional regulator, translating to MIRQTAIIRLWFAGVKGEDLLRKNGVLLREKVYNYLREELAAGNLEPGCYINVGQLAESLRISKTPLRDALILLEADGVVTIYPRKGFMVNPVSVEMIRHIYQIGSGLESALLMSVFDYIAPIHLNRMREIVQKAQSDFTADDFSNAHRLNKAFHGVFHSLSDNAMLVRQLNGLYSRLYNFPARDFSSAEVKKDEWDYWNEHETIIDLIGHGSKKEVADFIRDVHWTLKERYTETLHVLLPSKGDF from the coding sequence ATGATAAGACAAACTGCTATAATACGATTATGGTTTGCTGGGGTAAAAGGAGAGGATCTGTTGAGAAAGAACGGAGTACTCCTGAGGGAGAAAGTCTACAATTATTTACGGGAAGAGCTTGCCGCTGGCAATTTGGAGCCAGGATGTTACATCAATGTAGGGCAACTGGCTGAGTCGTTGCGCATTAGTAAAACGCCCTTGAGGGATGCCTTGATCCTTTTAGAGGCTGACGGTGTTGTTACCATATATCCTCGAAAAGGATTTATGGTCAATCCTGTCTCGGTGGAAATGATTCGCCACATTTATCAGATTGGTTCTGGGCTTGAATCAGCTTTGCTTATGTCTGTTTTCGATTACATCGCTCCCATTCACCTCAACAGGATGAGAGAGATTGTTCAAAAAGCGCAGAGTGATTTTACTGCAGATGATTTTTCTAATGCACATCGACTCAACAAAGCATTCCACGGTGTCTTTCACTCTCTTTCGGATAATGCTATGTTGGTTCGTCAGCTCAATGGGCTTTATAGTCGGCTTTATAATTTCCCAGCGAGAGATTTTAGTTCAGCTGAAGTGAAGAAAGATGAATGGGATTATTGGAATGAGCATGAGACTATAATCGACCTTATAGGGCATGGCTCTAAAAAAGAAGTGGCTGATTTTATAAGAGATGTTCATTGGACTTTGAAGGAAAGGTATACAGAAACTTTGCATGTTCTGTTGCCAAGCAAAGGCGATTTTTAA
- a CDS encoding S9 family peptidase, whose protein sequence is MKGTLAIALASATSFLWASPLWAQGQAPRLPLEDFFRLPTQTSYHLSPDGSHYALLQPWQNRLNIFVAPIGGEPKRITASTERDIRAYTWVSDETLVYLQDKGGDENYHLYAVSIEGDGVRDLTPFDQVKAGLLDDLEDDETHVLIEMNRRNPEIFDVYKVDVTTGVMDMVAENPGSVAGWMTDHNGEIRIAYAMEGLKRTILYREDQQSPFKPIFSTDFTDTVAPVGFTADNAKLYVMSDLDRDTTALYVFDPETKTLSAPLYERHDVDLAGIAWSRARKKLLAVTYYTDKRHRHFFDDETKELFDQFKTQFPDYSVGISSMSKDEQKMIVSIASDRMPGRLYYYDLDHPGKYTLVADLYPWIDEQYMASMKPIQYTTDDGLTINGYLTVPLGLEAKNLPVVVLPHGGPEARDYWGYRSDVQFLANRGIAVLQVNYRISTGYGKKFWMAGFKQWGRKQQDDITAGVHWLIDQGIADPKRIAIYGGSYGGYATLMGLIRTPDLYTCGIDYVGVSNLFTLMDSIPPYWELARAEMYQTIGDPEKDKELLREVSPVFHADAIKAPLFIAQGANDPRVNKAESDQMVEAMNKRGIEVQYMVKDNEGHGFHNQENRFDFYRAMEEFLTKNLKLDAKN, encoded by the coding sequence TTGAAAGGGACACTCGCTATAGCTCTTGCCTCAGCTACATCGTTTCTCTGGGCCTCCCCCCTGTGGGCACAAGGCCAAGCACCAAGACTTCCCCTTGAGGACTTCTTTCGCCTCCCCACTCAGACTTCCTACCACCTTTCTCCCGATGGCAGTCACTATGCCCTTCTCCAGCCATGGCAGAATCGCCTTAATATATTTGTGGCTCCCATCGGTGGAGAACCCAAACGAATCACAGCTTCCACCGAGAGAGACATCCGGGCATACACGTGGGTCAGTGACGAAACCCTGGTCTACCTGCAGGACAAGGGCGGCGACGAGAACTATCACCTGTACGCTGTCTCCATTGAAGGAGACGGTGTCCGTGACCTGACGCCCTTTGATCAGGTCAAGGCTGGTCTCTTGGATGACCTCGAAGACGACGAGACTCACGTCCTGATCGAGATGAACCGTCGGAATCCCGAGATCTTCGACGTCTACAAGGTGGACGTCACGACAGGAGTCATGGACATGGTCGCCGAGAACCCCGGCAGTGTGGCCGGATGGATGACGGACCACAACGGAGAGATCAGAATTGCCTACGCCATGGAAGGGCTGAAACGAACCATCCTCTATCGGGAGGACCAACAGTCCCCCTTCAAGCCCATTTTCTCCACCGATTTCACTGATACAGTTGCTCCCGTAGGCTTCACCGCCGACAACGCAAAGCTCTACGTCATGTCCGACCTGGACCGAGACACGACGGCCCTCTACGTCTTTGACCCCGAGACAAAAACTTTGAGTGCCCCTCTTTACGAGAGGCACGACGTGGACCTCGCGGGCATCGCCTGGTCCCGAGCCCGCAAAAAGCTCCTGGCGGTGACATACTATACAGATAAACGTCACCGTCATTTCTTCGACGACGAGACCAAAGAGCTCTTCGACCAGTTTAAGACTCAGTTTCCCGACTACTCCGTGGGTATCTCGAGCATGAGCAAGGACGAGCAAAAAATGATCGTCTCCATAGCCAGCGACCGCATGCCCGGCAGACTCTACTACTACGATCTGGACCACCCGGGAAAATACACCTTGGTTGCCGACCTGTACCCTTGGATCGATGAGCAATATATGGCCTCCATGAAACCTATCCAATACACCACCGACGATGGCCTTACTATAAACGGATACCTGACCGTTCCTCTGGGCCTTGAGGCCAAGAACCTGCCGGTGGTGGTCCTCCCCCACGGCGGACCGGAGGCTCGAGACTACTGGGGATATCGATCAGACGTCCAGTTCCTTGCCAACCGCGGCATTGCAGTCCTTCAGGTAAACTATAGAATTTCTACAGGCTACGGTAAAAAATTCTGGATGGCCGGCTTTAAACAATGGGGGCGAAAGCAACAAGATGACATCACAGCTGGCGTCCACTGGCTCATCGATCAAGGTATCGCCGATCCAAAACGGATCGCCATTTATGGCGGCTCTTACGGGGGCTACGCCACTCTCATGGGCTTGATCAGGACACCGGACCTCTACACCTGCGGAATCGACTACGTGGGAGTCTCCAACCTCTTCACCCTGATGGACTCCATACCGCCCTACTGGGAGCTGGCCCGAGCCGAGATGTATCAGACTATCGGAGATCCCGAAAAAGACAAGGAACTTCTTCGGGAAGTATCGCCCGTCTTCCATGCCGACGCCATTAAAGCCCCTCTTTTCATAGCTCAGGGAGCTAACGACCCTCGGGTGAACAAAGCTGAATCGGACCAGATGGTAGAAGCGATGAACAAGCGAGGCATTGAGGTTCAGTATATGGTCAAAGACAACGAGGGCCACGGATTCCACAACCAGGAAAACCGCTTTGACTTCTACCGAGCCATGGAAGAATTTCTAACGAAGAACCTTAAGCTGGACGCAAAAAACTGA
- a CDS encoding YeeE/YedE family protein translates to MYSFEKGQRPLNPYVAGVLTGLLGVASVALSGKFFGASTSFARIGAAVTGWLSPDHAQALMYFRKYSFVVDWQLLFLGGILIGALLSSTLNGTFFIEGIPDLWRERFGGRPFVRLLVAFFGGVLVAFGARMAGGCPSGHGLSGIMQLSLSGVVALGAFALGGVVTARILYGRS, encoded by the coding sequence ATGTATTCGTTTGAAAAGGGACAGCGCCCTCTCAATCCGTACGTTGCAGGTGTTTTGACCGGGCTTCTGGGGGTGGCCTCCGTTGCCCTCAGCGGAAAATTTTTCGGTGCCTCCACATCCTTTGCCCGCATCGGGGCTGCCGTTACGGGGTGGCTGTCACCCGATCACGCTCAAGCCCTTATGTATTTTAGGAAGTACTCTTTTGTCGTTGATTGGCAGCTCCTTTTTCTCGGAGGAATTTTGATCGGAGCTCTGCTCTCGTCGACATTGAATGGGACGTTTTTCATTGAGGGAATTCCTGATCTTTGGCGAGAGCGTTTTGGCGGTCGCCCTTTTGTTCGGCTTCTCGTGGCCTTCTTCGGTGGTGTGCTGGTGGCTTTTGGTGCCAGAATGGCAGGGGGGTGTCCCTCCGGTCACGGGCTCAGCGGTATCATGCAGCTCTCCCTCAGCGGGGTTGTGGCGCTTGGGGCTTTTGCCCTTGGCGGTGTCGTCACGGCCCGGATCCTCTACGGCAGGAGCTGA
- a CDS encoding YeeE/YedE family protein, whose protein sequence is MFQSLMGVGTGFLFGILMHRSEVLRYDRQLGALLLEDMTIIKFLLSAIMTGMIGIQILNYFGWVTLSVKPTVMGTNLVGGVIFGIGWALLGYCPATAVGALGEGRFDALAGLIGMVCGAMLFAEFYPFIRISALSWGALGPVTLPGLSGTSPWPWVVGFGALSLLLMYLFERYDL, encoded by the coding sequence ATGTTCCAGTCTTTGATGGGAGTGGGAACTGGTTTTCTTTTCGGTATTCTGATGCATCGTTCCGAGGTCTTGCGGTACGATCGCCAGCTTGGAGCTCTCCTTCTGGAAGACATGACGATTATAAAGTTTCTTCTCTCAGCTATTATGACAGGGATGATCGGAATCCAAATTCTGAACTACTTCGGCTGGGTAACCCTGTCGGTCAAGCCCACTGTGATGGGAACGAACCTGGTTGGTGGTGTTATCTTTGGTATTGGTTGGGCCCTTTTAGGGTACTGTCCTGCCACGGCCGTGGGGGCTCTGGGTGAGGGGCGTTTTGATGCCTTGGCTGGTCTGATCGGCATGGTCTGTGGAGCAATGCTGTTCGCCGAGTTTTACCCCTTTATCAGGATTTCGGCTCTTTCATGGGGGGCTCTGGGGCCTGTTACTCTGCCGGGATTGAGCGGTACGTCACCCTGGCCCTGGGTTGTTGGTTTCGGAGCGCTGTCACTCCTGCTTATGTACCTTTTCGAGCGTTATGATCTGTGA
- a CDS encoding C4-dicarboxylate ABC transporter substrate-binding protein — protein sequence MSRKTIWGIVIAGMLIVAMVGTALAVDFVTIVTGSTGGTYYPVGTIIANSMNKALMAKGVKASAQSSGGTVENLKMLKNGEAEMAIAMSNLTGFAYKGIKKYEGNAIPSLRYVMGLWPDVTQIVIRKEADINTWGDLKGKRMAVGPPASGTEFTSRLVLQAVAGLTFDDITPEYIGYSEAAQALQNGRLDAFNAETGYPVSAVSELYAGRTSVGMLEFSDDEVKALQTEAPYYARVVIPADVYPKQTKPLKLVGVKSALIVSDKVSEEIVYETLKVIYGDRKAMGQAHAAFSKVDYEHPLAGLYGAPLHPGAVRFFREKGFKIPEGLLPPGTK from the coding sequence ATGAGCAGAAAAACCATATGGGGAATTGTCATAGCCGGTATGTTGATCGTGGCTATGGTGGGAACGGCTTTGGCCGTTGATTTTGTAACCATCGTTACAGGGTCTACCGGTGGAACATACTACCCCGTGGGAACTATCATCGCCAACAGCATGAACAAAGCACTCATGGCTAAGGGGGTCAAGGCTTCTGCCCAGAGCTCCGGTGGCACCGTTGAAAACCTGAAAATGCTCAAAAACGGTGAGGCTGAGATGGCCATCGCCATGTCAAACCTCACGGGCTTTGCCTATAAGGGTATCAAGAAATATGAGGGGAATGCGATTCCCAGCCTTCGGTATGTCATGGGTTTGTGGCCTGACGTCACCCAGATCGTCATTCGCAAAGAGGCCGACATCAACACCTGGGGAGACCTCAAGGGCAAGCGGATGGCCGTGGGACCGCCGGCATCGGGAACCGAGTTCACCAGCCGTTTGGTTCTTCAGGCAGTAGCGGGGCTGACTTTTGACGACATCACGCCCGAATACATTGGGTACAGCGAGGCAGCGCAGGCTCTCCAGAACGGTCGTCTTGATGCCTTCAACGCTGAGACGGGATATCCGGTCTCGGCCGTCTCCGAACTTTATGCCGGTCGGACGTCGGTTGGTATGCTGGAGTTCTCCGATGACGAGGTTAAGGCTCTTCAGACTGAGGCTCCGTACTACGCTCGGGTCGTGATCCCGGCTGACGTCTATCCCAAGCAAACGAAACCACTGAAACTGGTGGGCGTCAAATCGGCTCTTATCGTCAGCGACAAGGTGTCCGAGGAGATCGTCTACGAGACTCTCAAGGTTATCTACGGTGATCGAAAGGCCATGGGGCAGGCCCATGCCGCTTTTTCGAAGGTGGACTATGAGCATCCTCTTGCTGGTTTGTACGGTGCACCGCTCCATCCCGGAGCCGTTCGTTTCTTCCGGGAGAAGGGATTCAAGATCCCCGAGGGGCTTCTTCCGCCTGGAACCAAGTAG
- a CDS encoding C4-dicarboxylate ABC transporter permease produces MFSNILKILAPGEHVPNREFSGVVHTFAVTLAVGISLLHCWMNSIGLMITIKMNAIHLATMMALIYLYVPASAGARRDRPSNVDWLCTALALAGGLYVVLCYDRLLATNLEVTQWDLIISVMTMLLLVEASRRAVGLPLTCLCVFFLVYTKYGPCFPGLFAHRGFDWARVITRMALTDQGIYGVTLMVSSSYVFMFILFGSFLAATKTSEFFNDFALALAGRYRGGPAKVAVVASALMGSISGSSQANVATTGAFTIPLMKKVGYKPFFAGAVEAAASTGGILMPPIMGASAFIMSTFLGIPYVKIMLAGVVPALLYYGAIMTMVDLRAKSNGLEGLEKEDIPSLKATLMDKGHMVIPLVLIVYFLVTGYTPLFSAFLGLIAIVVLSSCRASTRMGIKDFIGALDGGARSAAPVGIACGIVGFIVGAVGMTGVGQVIAMNIIMFAGGKLWAALILCMLAAIVLGMGLPASACYIITATIAAPALQQMGVPPLAAHFFAFYYGTMSAVVPPVALTSYTAAGLAHAKPMKVAVVGFGLAMSGLLLPYLFVYNPVLLFIDFTWARFLPTLLCAVVGVFALSAGLIGMLRGQMPLWERGLFAINGIALVNPLRTVRLISLAVFTLLFLQHWIRHRRGL; encoded by the coding sequence GTGTTTTCGAATATTCTGAAGATACTTGCCCCTGGGGAGCATGTTCCCAACAGGGAGTTCTCTGGAGTTGTCCATACCTTTGCCGTAACCCTGGCTGTAGGGATATCCCTGCTTCATTGCTGGATGAACAGTATCGGCTTGATGATAACCATCAAGATGAACGCTATTCATCTGGCCACCATGATGGCCCTGATCTACCTCTATGTCCCGGCCTCGGCTGGAGCCCGCCGTGACCGCCCGAGCAACGTGGATTGGCTCTGTACCGCCTTGGCTTTGGCAGGAGGTCTCTACGTGGTACTCTGTTATGATCGGCTTCTTGCCACCAACCTGGAGGTTACCCAATGGGATCTGATCATCTCGGTGATGACCATGCTGCTCCTGGTTGAAGCCTCCAGACGGGCCGTGGGCCTTCCCCTTACGTGTCTGTGTGTCTTCTTTTTGGTCTATACCAAATATGGTCCTTGTTTCCCAGGGCTCTTTGCCCACAGGGGATTTGACTGGGCCCGAGTCATCACCAGGATGGCTCTTACAGACCAGGGAATATACGGGGTCACCTTGATGGTCTCGTCCTCCTACGTCTTTATGTTTATTCTCTTTGGGTCCTTTTTGGCGGCTACGAAGACCAGCGAGTTCTTCAACGATTTTGCTCTGGCCCTTGCCGGTCGGTATCGAGGGGGGCCCGCCAAGGTAGCGGTCGTGGCCTCGGCTCTTATGGGAAGTATCTCGGGCAGCTCTCAGGCTAACGTAGCTACCACTGGGGCCTTCACCATCCCCCTGATGAAAAAGGTCGGGTATAAACCCTTCTTCGCCGGAGCTGTGGAAGCTGCGGCCAGTACAGGCGGTATCCTTATGCCTCCCATCATGGGAGCCTCGGCCTTTATCATGAGTACCTTTCTGGGTATCCCCTATGTGAAGATCATGCTGGCCGGTGTTGTCCCTGCTCTGCTGTACTATGGGGCCATTATGACCATGGTGGATCTTCGAGCCAAGAGTAACGGTCTGGAAGGCCTGGAAAAAGAGGATATCCCCTCCCTCAAGGCCACTCTTATGGACAAGGGGCATATGGTGATCCCATTGGTCCTGATCGTCTATTTCCTGGTGACGGGGTATACGCCCCTCTTTTCAGCTTTTCTGGGGCTTATCGCTATAGTCGTTCTCTCTTCCTGTCGGGCATCGACCAGGATGGGCATAAAGGACTTTATCGGAGCCCTGGACGGCGGGGCCCGAAGTGCGGCTCCGGTAGGCATCGCATGCGGAATCGTGGGGTTCATCGTGGGGGCTGTGGGCATGACCGGAGTCGGACAGGTCATCGCTATGAACATCATCATGTTCGCAGGTGGTAAGCTCTGGGCTGCCCTTATTTTATGCATGCTGGCGGCCATCGTTTTGGGTATGGGGCTTCCAGCGTCGGCCTGCTATATCATCACGGCTACTATTGCCGCTCCGGCTCTTCAGCAAATGGGAGTTCCTCCCTTGGCGGCACACTTTTTTGCCTTTTATTACGGCACCATGTCTGCAGTCGTTCCACCAGTCGCTCTCACGAGCTACACGGCGGCCGGTTTGGCCCACGCCAAACCCATGAAGGTAGCCGTGGTGGGGTTTGGTTTGGCTATGTCGGGTCTTCTCCTACCCTACCTGTTTGTCTACAACCCCGTGCTTTTGTTCATCGACTTCACTTGGGCTCGCTTCTTGCCTACTTTGCTGTGTGCCGTTGTCGGTGTTTTCGCTCTGTCCGCCGGGCTTATAGGCATGTTACGAGGCCAGATGCCCTTGTGGGAACGGGGACTGTTCGCCATCAACGGTATTGCCCTGGTGAACCCTCTTCGAACGGTTCGTCTGATTAGTCTGGCCGTGTTCACCCTGCTCTTCCTCCAGCATTGGATTCGTCATAGACGGGGACTGTAG
- a CDS encoding dipeptide epimerase — translation MRITAVRTGILSVPLKKPFKTAVRSVDAVNDVIVAVETDGEFIGYGEAPPTGVITGDTTGAILGAVQDHLCHALVGRDAEDLDGNVKAVEGALVGNTSAKAALDIALHDLWAQSLGAPLYRLFGGVSTAIETDMTISVNEPDEMVQDALDAVQQGYRVLKIKVGKNSAKDFERLKAIRDAVGYEVTIRIDANQGWKPDEAVRILDQLENAGIALELVEQPVHSKDLDGMAYVTARTSVPVVADESIWYAADAMEIFRRKAADIVNIKLMKCGGLAEARRIVALSQVWGAQVMVGSMLEGKVSVTAAAHLAAAYGVVTKIDLDGPLLCSSDPVDGGAEFIGPGIRLNRDAGLGVRSLEGVRWF, via the coding sequence GTGAGAATCACAGCTGTGCGAACGGGGATTCTTTCTGTGCCGTTGAAGAAACCTTTCAAAACGGCGGTCCGGTCGGTCGATGCGGTGAACGATGTCATCGTGGCGGTTGAAACCGACGGTGAGTTTATTGGCTACGGGGAGGCGCCGCCTACAGGCGTCATCACCGGGGACACGACAGGGGCTATCCTTGGGGCTGTTCAGGATCATCTGTGTCATGCTCTTGTGGGGAGAGATGCTGAAGATCTGGACGGTAATGTCAAGGCAGTGGAGGGGGCTTTGGTCGGTAATACAAGTGCTAAAGCAGCTCTGGATATAGCCCTTCACGATCTTTGGGCCCAATCTTTGGGGGCTCCTCTGTATCGACTGTTCGGAGGTGTCTCAACAGCTATTGAGACCGACATGACCATCAGTGTCAACGAGCCTGATGAAATGGTTCAGGATGCTCTTGACGCTGTTCAGCAGGGGTATAGGGTGCTCAAGATCAAGGTTGGCAAGAACTCGGCAAAGGATTTTGAGCGACTTAAAGCGATTCGAGATGCCGTGGGCTATGAGGTGACCATAAGGATTGACGCCAACCAGGGCTGGAAACCCGACGAGGCCGTTCGCATTCTGGATCAGTTGGAGAATGCCGGAATAGCGCTCGAGCTGGTAGAACAGCCGGTTCACAGCAAAGATCTGGATGGCATGGCCTATGTAACGGCACGAACGAGCGTTCCCGTGGTGGCCGACGAGAGCATCTGGTATGCTGCCGATGCGATGGAGATCTTCCGTCGGAAAGCGGCCGATATCGTGAACATCAAGCTCATGAAGTGCGGTGGACTGGCGGAGGCCCGGAGGATCGTGGCGCTCTCACAGGTCTGGGGTGCCCAGGTGATGGTCGGTAGCATGTTGGAGGGAAAGGTGAGCGTTACGGCAGCCGCCCATCTCGCAGCAGCATACGGTGTCGTGACAAAAATTGACCTGGATGGCCCGCTGCTCTGTTCCTCCGATCCGGTGGATGGAGGCGCTGAATTTATCGGTCCTGGGATTCGTCTCAACAGGGATGCTGGTTTGGGCGTTCGGTCTTTAGAGGGAGTTCGGTGGTTTTAG
- a CDS encoding hydrolase Nlp/P60 — protein sequence MRMFLQATLIVALSLLLFSPVVEAAPVNDLVGTIQDLTDFPQDVSAYLPKSGADVPYLTTRQQEELFKSYLKEFFSPWDSDDDGELSKGWSLSITKKDRWGENLLPITQKIKDGLVQDVSMESFPAMDKKAIVVFNTSARFLPTMRPFFANPEEAGEGYPFDYLQNTALWVGVPVRARHVNGKGDWLLCRTGTIPGWVPARDVAFVDDAFIKKYRTGRYMAVVEDDVSICDEKSSFLVRTHIGAVLPICEEREETFVVYVPLRTVDGTVALCKGIVRKGDGAEMPVPFSAEGVARLASKLMGKTYGWGGMYENRDCSATVRDLVSPFGLWLPRDSGPQSKSNTYIDVEKEPWKRKLELIAEKGLPFRTIIGLRGHVGLYLGLWKGRPALLHNTWGVRLLTSDPDVTGRAILGRTVITSLRPGIERKDVAKEGLLPKVRTITFLPGFDGTEKK from the coding sequence ATGCGTATGTTTCTTCAAGCAACTCTGATCGTTGCCTTGTCGTTGTTGCTGTTCTCTCCCGTTGTCGAAGCTGCTCCTGTGAACGATCTGGTTGGAACCATACAGGACCTTACGGACTTCCCTCAGGATGTATCGGCCTATCTTCCCAAGTCAGGGGCCGACGTTCCCTATCTGACGACCAGGCAACAGGAAGAATTGTTCAAAAGCTATCTCAAAGAGTTCTTCTCCCCCTGGGATTCTGACGATGACGGTGAGCTCTCAAAAGGATGGAGCCTTTCAATAACGAAAAAGGACAGGTGGGGAGAGAACCTCCTACCTATCACCCAAAAGATAAAGGACGGATTGGTTCAAGATGTCTCCATGGAAAGCTTCCCTGCCATGGACAAGAAGGCTATTGTCGTGTTCAATACCTCGGCGCGTTTCCTGCCGACGATGCGTCCTTTCTTTGCGAATCCTGAAGAGGCCGGCGAAGGCTACCCGTTTGATTATCTCCAGAACACGGCTCTTTGGGTTGGCGTTCCCGTCAGAGCTCGACATGTTAACGGTAAAGGTGATTGGCTGCTCTGCCGTACCGGCACTATCCCCGGTTGGGTGCCTGCCAGAGACGTCGCTTTTGTGGACGATGCGTTTATAAAGAAGTACCGTACTGGGCGCTATATGGCAGTCGTCGAAGACGATGTGTCGATTTGCGACGAAAAGTCCTCTTTCCTTGTGAGGACTCATATAGGTGCGGTTCTTCCGATATGTGAAGAGCGAGAGGAGACCTTCGTCGTCTACGTTCCTTTGCGTACAGTTGATGGAACTGTCGCTCTCTGCAAAGGGATCGTCCGTAAAGGTGATGGAGCCGAAATGCCCGTGCCCTTCAGCGCAGAGGGCGTAGCTCGTTTGGCTTCGAAGTTGATGGGAAAAACCTACGGATGGGGCGGTATGTACGAGAACAGAGACTGTTCTGCCACAGTACGAGATCTGGTGAGTCCCTTCGGCCTTTGGCTTCCCCGGGATTCTGGGCCTCAGTCGAAAAGCAACACCTATATTGACGTGGAGAAGGAGCCGTGGAAGCGCAAGCTTGAGCTTATAGCGGAGAAGGGGCTCCCGTTCAGAACGATTATCGGGTTGAGAGGACACGTAGGCTTGTACCTGGGGTTATGGAAAGGCCGTCCGGCTCTCCTTCACAACACCTGGGGTGTTCGTCTTCTGACGTCCGATCCCGATGTCACCGGTCGGGCTATCTTGGGGCGTACCGTGATAACCTCGCTTCGGCCCGGCATAGAGAGGAAGGATGTCGCTAAAGAGGGACTTTTACCCAAGGTCAGGACGATAACTTTTCTTCCCGGGTTTGATGGGACGGAGAAAAAGTAA
- a CDS encoding permease: MGSGSLLGLIPLLVYIILCFTKFGQIFAVIVGMLVAAAIGHHGIMDIASAVRGGLGSFLGYIGMIILLGAGLGQVLKRTGVVRYLVFMVTERWNVNSQNKAFLVVMFCSVIIVSLLGTMAGGNAILAPILIPIAAAVGVTPNTMAVLLHGAGASGLFLGPFTPPMVALMEFTGLSYPQVLLHAGLPVSVIMWLVTFFWARRVQKNSVGKNHYSEEDIAKESAHWKPDSSVRRATLVFLITMFVMVGYGIVMEGGSTFVVAIMLVTAALTGIAAKLGPVEIIDSICNGAKNFIWLFFFFVLLDPFINFISETGAFQALAGILEPMVQDGGVVGFIAFSTMVGIFGVPGAAVAQAEVLNKMFLPLVQSLNIPMTLWVAVLLIGSQMTSFAIPEGDMQGQMGLARSNDLKSVLCNGWLIVLCTIMYVIARAIIMVM, translated from the coding sequence ATGGGAAGTGGAAGCCTTTTAGGTCTTATACCGTTGTTGGTCTATATCATTCTTTGTTTTACCAAGTTTGGTCAAATTTTTGCCGTTATAGTAGGAATGTTAGTGGCTGCGGCTATAGGGCACCATGGTATTATGGATATAGCTTCTGCGGTTAGGGGTGGTTTGGGGTCATTTTTAGGTTATATAGGCATGATCATTCTGCTTGGAGCTGGTTTAGGGCAGGTGTTGAAGCGAACTGGTGTTGTCAGGTATCTTGTTTTTATGGTGACCGAAAGGTGGAACGTCAACTCCCAAAACAAGGCCTTTCTTGTGGTTATGTTCTGTTCTGTTATTATCGTGAGTCTTCTCGGAACCATGGCAGGTGGCAATGCTATACTTGCTCCTATCCTTATTCCGATTGCTGCCGCAGTTGGTGTTACCCCGAATACTATGGCGGTCCTTCTTCATGGGGCGGGAGCTTCTGGACTCTTCCTTGGACCTTTTACCCCGCCAATGGTGGCTTTGATGGAATTTACGGGTTTATCGTATCCTCAGGTTTTGCTGCACGCAGGCTTGCCTGTTTCTGTAATAATGTGGCTGGTAACGTTCTTTTGGGCACGAAGAGTTCAGAAAAATTCTGTAGGGAAGAACCATTATTCTGAGGAGGATATCGCCAAAGAAAGTGCCCATTGGAAGCCCGATTCTTCCGTTCGCAGAGCTACTCTGGTTTTTCTCATCACTATGTTCGTTATGGTTGGCTACGGTATAGTTATGGAGGGTGGATCGACTTTTGTCGTTGCCATAATGCTCGTAACTGCGGCATTGACTGGAATAGCTGCAAAACTCGGGCCAGTAGAGATTATAGATTCTATCTGTAATGGAGCTAAAAACTTTATATGGCTTTTCTTTTTCTTTGTTTTGCTAGATCCCTTTATAAACTTTATTTCGGAAACAGGTGCTTTCCAAGCTCTTGCCGGAATACTGGAACCTATGGTTCAGGATGGTGGTGTGGTGGGTTTCATTGCTTTCTCTACCATGGTCGGTATATTTGGCGTTCCAGGGGCTGCTGTTGCTCAGGCTGAGGTCCTTAATAAAATGTTCTTGCCTTTGGTGCAAAGCCTGAATATTCCTATGACCCTTTGGGTTGCCGTCCTCCTCATAGGCTCTCAGATGACGTCTTTTGCCATCCCCGAAGGAGATATGCAGGGGCAGATGGGGTTGGCCAGATCCAATGATCTGAAATCGGTTCTCTGTAACGGATGGCTAATTGTCCTTTGCACCATCATGTATGTTATAGCAAGAGCTATTATAATGGTGATGTAA